From a region of the Zingiber officinale cultivar Zhangliang chromosome 10B, Zo_v1.1, whole genome shotgun sequence genome:
- the LOC122029867 gene encoding pyruvate decarboxylase 1-like has product MKGTLGHHLARRLVQLGVQDVFSVPGDSNLSLLDSIVAEPGLRLVGCCNELNAGYAADGYARARGIGSCIVTFNVGGFSIINAIAGAYSESIPVICIVGGPNSNNYGTNHRILHHTIGLSDFSQEFQCFKTITCFQAVVNNLENARELIDTAISAALKQSKPVYISICCNLVSIPHVTFSREPVPFELAPELSNKAELEDAVATATELLNRAVKPVMLGGPKLRDAGAVDDFVDLADASGFAIAVLPAAKGLVPEHHPRFIGTYWGALSAPFCAEIVESADAYVFVGPVFDDITTFGFSLPLDMKKSVVVEPERVVVAGGTVFVGVRLKDFLRALQERLRRNTTAYANYCRMFVPVRQPPDCQPGEPLRLNVLFTHIQRLLSGDTAVVVDTGDSWFNCQNLSLPQGCSYASQMSYASTGWSVGATLGYAQALNGKKRVIACVGDGSFQMTGQEVSTMLRWGQNSIIFLINNGGYSTEVEIHDGPYNVIRNWNYTAFVDAIQNGEGKCWTMKVTNEEELKKAMDVTMGKMKECLCFLEVILHRDDTSKELLQLGSRLALANSRPPKYR; this is encoded by the exons ATGAAGGGAACCCTCGGCCACCACCTCGCCCGGCGCCTGGTCCAGCTGGGCGTCCAGGACGTCTTCTCCGTTCCGGGCGACTCCAACCTCAGCCTCCTCGACTCCATCGTTGCTGAGCCCGGCCTCCGCCTCGTCGGCTGCTGCAACGAGCTCAACGCCGGGTACGCCGCCGACGGCTACGCCCGCGCCCGTGGAATTGGCTCATGCATCGTCACTTTCAACGTCGGCGGGTTCAGCATCATCAATGCCATCGCCGGCGCCTACAGTGAGAGCATCCCGGTCATCTGCATCGTCGGCGGGCCCAACTCCAACAACTACGGCACCAATCACCGCATCCTCCATCACACCATCGGCCTCTCGGACTTCTCGCAGGAATTCCAATGCTTCAAAACTATTACTTGCTTCCAG GCAGTAGTGAACAACCTCGAGAACGCCCGGGAACTCATCGACACTGCCATCTCCGCCGCTCTGAAACAGAGCAAGCCCGTGTACATCAGCATCTGTTGCAATCTGGTTTCCATTCCTCACGTAACATTTAGCCGCGAACCGGTTCCCTTCGAGCTCGCTCCAGA GTTAAGCAATAAGGCGGAGTTAGAAGATGCGGTGGCGACGGCGACGGAGTTGTTGAACAGGGCAGTGAAACCGGTGATGCTGGGCGGCCCCAAGTTACGGGATGCCGGTGCAGTGGACGACTTTGTCGATTTGGCGGACGCCTCTGGCTTCGCGATCGCGGTGCTTCCCGCCGCAAAGGGGCTCGTCCCGGAGCACCACCCGCGGTTCATCGGCACCTACTGGGGAGCGTTGAGCGCCCCTTTCTGCGCGGAGATCGTGGAGTCCGCCGACGCCTACGTCTTCGTGGGCCCCGTCTTCGACGACATAACCACGTTCGGCTTTTCCCTCCCGCTCGACATGAAGAAGAGCGTCGTGGTGGAGCCGGAGCGTGTGGTGGTGGCCGGCGGGACGGTCTTCGTCGGCGTCCGCCTTAAGGACTTCCTGCGAGCGTTGCAGGAGAGGCTGAGGAGGAACACCACCGCCTACGCCAACTACTGCCGGATGTTCGTTCCCGTCAGGCAGCCGCCGGACTGCCAGCCCGGGGAGCCGCTGAGGCTGAACGTGCTGTTCACCCACATCCAAAGGCTGCTCTCCGGGGACACCGCCGTCGTCGTCGACACCGGTGACTCCTGGTTCAACTGCCAGAATCTGAGCCTTCCGCAAGGCTGCAG CTACGCTTCGCAAATGTCGTACGCATCCACTGGATGGTCGGTGGGAGCCACGCTGGGTTACGCGCAGGCCTTGAACGGCAAGAAGCGTGTCATCGCCTGCGTCGGAGACGGCAGCTTTCAG ATGACTGGGCAAGAGGTGTCGACGATGCTGCGATGGGGGCAGAATAGCATCATCTTCCTCATAAACAACGGCGGCTACTCCACCGAGGTGGAGATCCACGATGGACCTTACAACGTCATTAGGAACTGGAATTACACTGCCTTTGTGGACGCCATCCAAAATGGCGAGGGTAAATGCTGGACCATGAAG GTGACGAATGaggaggagctgaagaaagccatGGATGTGACGATGGGGAAAATGAAAGAGTGCCTGTGCTTTCTCGAGGTCATCCTTCACAGGGATGATACCAGCAAAGAGCTGCTCCAGCTCGGCTCTAGGCTTGCTTTGGCTAACAGTAGACCCCCCAAATACCGATAA